The proteins below come from a single Rosa rugosa chromosome 2, drRosRugo1.1, whole genome shotgun sequence genomic window:
- the LOC133732887 gene encoding copper transporter 1-like — MEGMDHSHHDMGSMAPPPSMNGATTMPHQKMMMHMTFFWGTTAEVLFSRWPGTNTGMYYVALLFVFALAVLVEWLSHCRIIKVGSGHVAAGLIQTLLHCLRVGLAYMVMLAVMSFNAGVFLVAVAGHTLGFLLFGSRVFRKPVEDEKGSDLPPMSC, encoded by the coding sequence ATGGAAGGGATGGATCATAGTCATCATGACATGGGTTCCATGGCACCACCGCCATCCATGAACGGCGCAACGACGATGCCTCACCAGAAAATGATGATGCACATGACCTTCTTCTGGGGCACAACCGCCGAGGTCCTCTTCTCCAGATGGCCAGGCACCAACACTGGCATGTATTACGTGGCCCTGCTCTTCGTCTTCGCCCTCGCTGTTCTCGTCGAGTGGCTCTCCCACTGTCGAATCATCAAGGTCGGGTCGGGACACGTGGCGGCCGGACTGATCCAGACCCTCTTGCATTGTCTGAGGGTCGGGTTGGCTTATATGGTAATGTTGGCTGTCATGTCCTTTAATGCTGGTGTGTTTTTGGTTGCTGTGGCTGGGCATACTTTGGGGTTCTTGCTCTTTGGGAGTAGGGTTTTCAGGAAACCTGTGGAGGATGAAAAGGGCTCTGATCTTCCTCCAATGAGTTGTTGA